One part of the Oncorhynchus clarkii lewisi isolate Uvic-CL-2024 chromosome 7, UVic_Ocla_1.0, whole genome shotgun sequence genome encodes these proteins:
- the LOC139413291 gene encoding uncharacterized protein, with the protein MLTMLHYALVYMAYHTSRWLPRNEMLKFQIINAVFVALVLIPQLFVLTRPKSSRYCQQPLLNNLTAFIIMSFMATGFAVTFTLIDPVPQSFRAAYHGFGLASFVQGLCTIALTLTAQQCAKTTPELYYLSLILSLACILSTAFFLVKGGFWVKTNRLPRPCQRGNNG; encoded by the exons ATGCTGACAATGCTACATTACGCCTTAGTATACATGGCATATCATACCAGCAGATGGCTTCCAAGGAATGAAATGTTAAAATT TCAAATTATTAATGCAGTCTTTGTGGCACTAGTTCTCATCCCTCAATTGTTTGTGCTAACCAG GCCCAAATCCTCTAGATACTGCCAGCAGCCTCTTCTGAACAATCTCACTGCCTTCATTATCATGTCCTTCATGGCAACAG GTTTTGCAGTAACATTCACACTGATAGACCCAGTGCCCCAAAGCTTCAGGGCAGCCTACCATGGGTTTGGACTTGCATCTTTTGTCCAGGGACTATGCACCATCGCCCTGACTCTGACTGCACAACAGTGT GCGAAAACAACTCCTGAGCTGTACTATTTGTCCCTTATTCTATCATTGGCTTGTATCCTGAGTACAG CCTTCTTCTTGGTGAAGGGAGGATTCTGGGTAAAAACCAATAGGCTACCCAGGCCTTGCCAGAGAGGGAACAATGGCTAA